A part of Melittangium boletus DSM 14713 genomic DNA contains:
- a CDS encoding DUF5691 domain-containing protein, which yields MTELDALTRLASLGTSRAPDAMPTEGVEAMAFRALEGATLEKRVLLAAGVRAVARAAGQKPLVLEATSGKASEETLEICSPRVSALVRELLDGGDPDRDELLAEVFQRMALARRRLPPELLVSVLSRSVDWPRATLEPVLGERGRWLSHFRPGWRPAPTRQDAEAERVWTEGTFEERRTVLEDMRRVDPARARQWLKDTWSQEKAEHRARLLACFDDAALSLDDEPSLEQGRQDRSAAVREVARHLLARLPGSAFSRRMRERAHAVLQWGGPALRIQWPAKWDAEADKDGLDKPPAGVGQSEHWLVRILECVPLPEWEKQFQTPPERIAAAAARTDDYAAISEGWAHAFRLEPSSAWASALFDSWSSQRSNTLSTSRAQSLAHTVFEQLPTAERASRTLSVLRGTTSLPWREHAVALTPAPWPRELGMAWINALYDTPHAVGPLWHAVRALPAECLSAAAELRPLPQRLGAYRYVFERLQQLVSFIRILHEELKP from the coding sequence ATGACCGAACTCGACGCGCTGACCCGCCTCGCCTCGCTGGGCACCTCGCGCGCCCCCGACGCCATGCCCACGGAGGGCGTGGAGGCCATGGCCTTCCGAGCCCTCGAGGGGGCGACCCTGGAGAAACGCGTCCTGCTCGCCGCGGGCGTGCGGGCCGTGGCACGGGCCGCGGGCCAGAAACCCCTCGTCCTCGAGGCCACCTCGGGAAAAGCGTCCGAGGAAACCCTGGAGATCTGCTCCCCCCGCGTGAGCGCCCTCGTGAGGGAGCTGTTGGACGGGGGAGATCCCGATCGCGACGAGCTGCTGGCCGAGGTCTTCCAGCGCATGGCGCTCGCCCGGCGCCGGCTTCCCCCGGAGCTGCTCGTCAGCGTGTTGTCCCGAAGCGTGGATTGGCCGCGAGCGACCCTGGAGCCCGTCCTGGGAGAGCGGGGACGGTGGCTCTCCCACTTCCGTCCGGGATGGCGGCCCGCCCCCACCCGCCAGGACGCCGAGGCCGAGCGCGTCTGGACGGAAGGCACCTTCGAGGAACGGCGGACGGTGCTCGAGGACATGCGGCGCGTCGATCCGGCGCGCGCCCGCCAGTGGTTGAAGGACACCTGGAGCCAGGAAAAGGCCGAGCATCGCGCGCGGCTCCTGGCCTGCTTCGATGACGCGGCCCTGTCCCTCGACGACGAGCCCTCGCTGGAGCAGGGCCGGCAGGATCGCTCGGCCGCGGTGCGCGAGGTGGCGCGTCACCTCCTGGCCCGGCTCCCGGGCTCCGCGTTCTCGCGCCGCATGCGGGAGCGGGCCCACGCCGTGCTGCAATGGGGCGGCCCCGCGCTGCGCATTCAATGGCCCGCCAAATGGGACGCCGAGGCGGACAAGGACGGGCTCGACAAGCCTCCGGCCGGGGTCGGCCAGAGCGAGCACTGGCTCGTCCGCATCCTGGAGTGCGTGCCGCTCCCCGAATGGGAGAAACAGTTCCAGACCCCGCCGGAACGGATCGCCGCCGCCGCCGCCCGGACGGATGACTACGCCGCGATCTCCGAGGGATGGGCCCACGCCTTCCGGCTGGAGCCCTCGTCGGCCTGGGCCTCGGCGCTGTTCGACAGCTGGTCGAGCCAACGCTCCAACACGCTCTCCACCTCTCGCGCCCAGTCCCTGGCCCACACCGTGTTCGAGCAGTTGCCCACCGCCGAGCGCGCCTCGCGGACCCTGAGCGTCCTGCGCGGAACCACCTCCCTGCCCTGGCGCGAGCACGCCGTGGCCCTGACGCCCGCGCCGTGGCCGAGGGAGCTCGGCATGGCCTGGATCAACGCGCTGTACGACACCCCTCATGCCGTGGGGCCGCTCTGGCATGCCGTCCGCGCCCTGCCTGCCGAATGCCTGAGCGCCGCCGCCGAGCTCCGGCCGTTGCCGCAACGCCTGGGCGCCTACCGCTACGTCTTCGAGCGCCTCCAGCAGCTCGTCTCCTTCATCCGCATCCTCCACGAGGAGTTGAAACCGTGA
- the msrB gene encoding peptide-methionine (R)-S-oxide reductase MsrB: MADKLVLSDEEWKKRLTPEEYQVLRHHGTERPGSGCFLGTKTPGTYVCAGCANPLFKSGEKFDSGTGWPSFTQPVKPDAVTEYRDVSYGMVRTEVRCGRCDGHLGHVFPDGPPPTGLRYCMNSVAMKHAPEGQTLPLVTK, from the coding sequence ATGGCCGACAAACTGGTGTTGAGCGATGAGGAATGGAAGAAGCGTTTGACCCCCGAGGAGTACCAGGTGCTGCGGCACCACGGGACCGAGCGGCCCGGCAGCGGCTGCTTCCTGGGGACGAAGACGCCGGGCACCTATGTCTGCGCCGGGTGCGCCAACCCGCTGTTCAAGTCGGGCGAGAAGTTCGACTCCGGCACGGGTTGGCCCTCCTTCACCCAGCCGGTGAAGCCGGACGCGGTGACGGAGTATCGGGACGTCTCCTACGGCATGGTGCGCACCGAGGTGCGCTGTGGCCGGTGTGACGGACACCTGGGACATGTCTTCCCGGATGGCCCGCCTCCCACCGGCCTGCGCTACTGCATGAACTCCGTGGCGATGAAGCACGCGCCCGAGGGGCAGACGCTCCCGCTCGTCACGAAGTGA
- a CDS encoding PAS domain-containing protein, with amino-acid sequence MTDRKRAEERLREGDERLRLAQEAGGIGLFTFDVVHRQLTVSPEFCRLYGIERVDTLPVSEIEQLILPEDRHLASTVQLQQQGRVSASVEYRIRQPRTGALRWISRRSELFRDENGKPLRLIGVAQDVTERRAAEDALREANERLQLTLNSSAVIGTWIWNIPQDRVTGDERFAKAFGVEPAQAARGIPLSMFVASMHPEDRPRIEALITRTLETGGPYRAEYRVRQARGSWLWVEANGYCVCDEQGRPVRFPGLVLDIDERKNAELRQAALVEIGDKLRDLTDTADIAGTAMERVGKLFGVLRAGYGSIDPRQEIVDMERDWVARPDVASVAGLHRFADYGVFIENLKRGETVAIPDIEKDERTAEGARNLLGIGIRALLNVPLLEQGHFVAVLYLHDAEVREWNEDEIEFVRNVADRIWAASERVKAMEQLRRANETLEQRVEERTRERDRVWSVSQELLVVADFEGRYLSVNPAWSTLLGWSPEELVGKDSTWLEHPEDRAKTLGEREQLSTGERTQRFENRLRHKDGSYRLLSWTAVPIPEDRLVYASARDITEQRQIEEQLRQSQKMEAVGKLTGGVAHDFNNLLQVIAGNLQLLQRDVAGNERGLRRVRTAIGSVERGARLASQLLAFARRQPLAPMVIHLGRLVRGMDELLRRSIGEDIEMETVISGGLWNTSVDPNQLENVILNLAINARDAMHNTGKLTIEVSNAMLDDRYALRHPEVLPGQYVLLAVSDTGSGMTPEVMDRAFEPFFTTKPEGRGTGLGLSMVYGFVKQSGGHVKIYSEVGHGTTLKIYLPRTFEAEMPLAEETMAGPIEGGHETILVVEDDAEVRATVVELLMELGYRVLKAPDGQSALAILQSGLPVDLLFTDVVMPGPVRSPELARQAKALLPDIEVLFTSGYTENAIVHGGRLDPGVHLLSKPHRREDLARKLRQLLDHRQQKKQEARALTPPPAKPVEPAPPSRLSVLLVEDDEDIRTSALELMGLLGHDVVAVPSAESALAELPSRRFDVLFTDVTLPGMSGVALAREVARLHPEMRIIIASGHGNSILSGEEERMKNVILLPKPYALPQIENALAQVAEER; translated from the coding sequence ATCACCGACCGCAAGCGGGCCGAGGAACGTCTCCGGGAAGGCGACGAGCGGTTGCGCCTCGCGCAGGAAGCGGGCGGCATCGGGCTGTTCACGTTCGATGTGGTTCACCGCCAGCTCACGGTGAGTCCGGAGTTCTGCCGCCTGTATGGCATCGAGCGGGTGGACACCCTGCCCGTGTCCGAGATCGAGCAGCTCATTCTTCCCGAGGATCGCCACCTCGCCTCCACCGTTCAGCTCCAGCAGCAAGGCCGCGTGAGCGCGTCCGTGGAGTACCGGATCCGCCAACCCCGGACGGGAGCGCTCAGATGGATCTCCCGGCGCTCGGAACTGTTCCGGGACGAGAATGGCAAGCCCCTCCGGCTGATCGGTGTCGCCCAGGATGTCACCGAGCGCAGGGCCGCCGAGGACGCGTTGCGTGAGGCCAACGAGCGGCTCCAGCTCACGCTGAACTCGAGCGCCGTGATTGGCACCTGGATCTGGAACATTCCCCAGGACCGGGTCACCGGAGACGAGCGCTTCGCGAAGGCCTTCGGCGTCGAACCGGCCCAGGCGGCCCGGGGCATTCCGCTGAGCATGTTCGTGGCGTCCATGCACCCGGAGGATCGCCCCCGCATCGAGGCGCTGATCACCCGGACGCTGGAGACGGGGGGCCCCTACCGGGCCGAGTACCGGGTGCGCCAGGCCCGGGGCTCGTGGCTGTGGGTGGAAGCCAACGGGTACTGCGTTTGCGATGAGCAGGGCAGGCCCGTGCGCTTTCCCGGCCTGGTGCTCGATATCGACGAGCGGAAGAACGCGGAGCTGCGCCAGGCGGCCCTCGTGGAGATCGGGGACAAGCTGCGAGATCTGACCGACACGGCGGACATCGCCGGCACCGCCATGGAGCGCGTCGGGAAGCTGTTCGGCGTGCTGCGCGCGGGCTATGGCTCCATCGATCCGCGCCAGGAGATCGTGGACATGGAGCGGGACTGGGTGGCCCGGCCCGATGTCGCCAGCGTGGCGGGCCTGCACCGCTTCGCCGACTACGGCGTCTTCATCGAGAACCTCAAGCGCGGAGAGACCGTCGCCATCCCGGACATCGAGAAGGATGAGCGCACGGCCGAGGGCGCCAGGAACCTGCTCGGCATTGGCATCCGGGCGCTGCTCAACGTCCCCCTGCTGGAGCAGGGCCACTTCGTGGCCGTCCTGTACCTCCATGACGCGGAGGTGCGCGAGTGGAACGAGGATGAAATCGAGTTCGTGCGCAACGTCGCCGATCGCATCTGGGCGGCGAGCGAGCGCGTCAAGGCGATGGAGCAACTGCGGCGGGCCAACGAGACGCTGGAGCAGCGCGTGGAGGAGCGCACGCGCGAGCGGGACCGCGTCTGGAGCGTGTCCCAGGAGTTGCTGGTGGTGGCGGACTTCGAGGGACGCTACCTCAGCGTCAACCCCGCCTGGAGCACGCTCCTCGGATGGAGTCCAGAGGAGCTGGTGGGAAAGGACTCCACCTGGCTGGAGCACCCCGAGGATCGGGCGAAGACGCTGGGCGAGCGCGAACAACTGTCCACGGGGGAGCGCACGCAACGGTTCGAGAACCGCCTGCGGCACAAGGATGGCTCCTACCGGCTCCTGTCCTGGACGGCGGTGCCCATCCCCGAGGACCGGCTCGTCTACGCCTCCGCGCGGGACATCACCGAGCAGCGGCAGATCGAGGAGCAGCTGCGCCAGTCCCAGAAGATGGAGGCGGTGGGCAAGCTCACCGGAGGGGTGGCGCACGACTTCAACAACCTGCTCCAGGTCATCGCCGGCAACCTCCAGTTGCTGCAACGGGACGTGGCCGGCAACGAGCGGGGGCTGCGCCGGGTGCGGACCGCCATCGGCTCGGTGGAACGAGGCGCCCGGCTCGCGTCCCAACTGCTGGCCTTCGCCCGGCGGCAGCCCCTCGCGCCCATGGTCATCCACCTGGGACGACTGGTGCGCGGCATGGATGAGCTGCTGCGCCGCTCCATCGGCGAGGACATCGAGATGGAGACCGTCATCAGCGGGGGCCTGTGGAACACGTCCGTGGACCCCAACCAGCTCGAGAACGTCATCCTCAACCTGGCCATCAACGCCCGCGACGCCATGCACAACACCGGCAAGCTGACGATCGAGGTCAGCAACGCCATGCTCGATGACCGCTACGCGCTGAGACACCCGGAGGTGCTCCCCGGGCAGTACGTGCTCCTGGCCGTCTCCGACACGGGCAGCGGAATGACGCCCGAGGTGATGGACCGGGCCTTCGAGCCCTTCTTCACCACGAAGCCCGAGGGCCGCGGCACGGGCCTGGGCCTGAGCATGGTGTACGGCTTCGTCAAGCAGAGCGGCGGCCACGTGAAGATCTACAGCGAGGTCGGCCATGGCACGACCTTGAAGATCTACCTGCCCAGGACGTTCGAGGCCGAGATGCCCCTGGCGGAGGAGACCATGGCCGGCCCCATCGAGGGCGGTCACGAGACCATCCTGGTGGTCGAGGACGACGCCGAGGTGCGGGCCACGGTGGTGGAGCTCCTGATGGAACTGGGCTACCGCGTGCTCAAGGCCCCGGATGGCCAGAGCGCGCTGGCCATCCTCCAGAGCGGGCTCCCGGTGGACCTCCTGTTCACCGACGTGGTGATGCCCGGTCCAGTGCGCAGTCCGGAGCTGGCGCGGCAAGCCAAGGCGCTCCTGCCGGACATCGAGGTGCTGTTCACCTCGGGCTACACGGAGAACGCCATCGTGCACGGAGGCCGGCTCGATCCGGGCGTGCACCTGTTGAGCAAGCCCCACCGTCGAGAGGACCTGGCGCGCAAGCTGCGGCAGTTGCTCGACCACCGTCAGCAGAAGAAGCAGGAGGCCCGGGCCCTCACCCCACCCCCCGCGAAGCCGGTGGAGCCCGCCCCTCCCTCGCGGCTGAGCGTGCTCCTGGTGGAGGATGACGAGGACATCCGCACCTCGGCCCTCGAGTTGATGGGGCTGTTGGGCCACGACGTGGTCGCGGTCCCGAGCGCCGAGTCGGCCCTGGCGGAGCTGCCGTCGCGGCGCTTCGACGTGTTGTTCACCGACGTGACCCTGCCGGGCATGTCAGGCGTGGCCCTGGCCCGGGAGGTCGCGCGCCTCCACCCGGAGATGAGAATCATCATCGCTTCCGGGCATGGGAACTCGATCCTCTCCGGAGAGGAGGAGCGGATGAAGAACGTCATCCTCCTGCCCAAGCCCTACGCGCTGCCGCAGATCGAGAACGCCCTGGCCCAGGTGGCCGAGGAGCGCTGA
- a CDS encoding DNA-methyltransferase: MSAEAAAPALKLVQPSLRESLFAKSDAYRLYQGDSLALLKQFDAGTFDMVFADPPYFLSNGGFTCKNGKRAAVNKGNWDVSRGVEEDHAFTSAWLKECQRVLKPTGSIWVSGTQHVIFSVGFAMQKLGYKLLNTVTWYKPNASPNLACRYFTHSSELLIWASPKPAAKLQHTFNYKKMKQDNGGKQMRDVWALPRAGEEEIDTDEAGRVWTMTAPRREEKVHGSHPTQKPVSLLERVIEASTSEDAVILDPFNGSGTTGVAAMKLGRRYVGIDLDENYLSLTKKRLADAERSAR; the protein is encoded by the coding sequence ATGTCCGCCGAAGCCGCAGCTCCTGCCCTGAAGCTTGTCCAGCCCTCCCTGCGTGAGAGCCTCTTCGCCAAGAGCGACGCGTACCGGCTCTATCAGGGCGACAGCCTGGCCCTGCTCAAGCAGTTCGATGCCGGCACGTTCGACATGGTGTTCGCCGATCCCCCCTACTTCCTGTCCAACGGCGGCTTCACCTGCAAGAACGGCAAGCGCGCCGCGGTGAACAAGGGCAACTGGGACGTTTCACGCGGAGTGGAGGAGGACCACGCCTTCACCAGCGCCTGGCTCAAGGAGTGCCAGCGCGTGCTCAAGCCCACGGGCAGCATCTGGGTGAGCGGCACCCAGCACGTCATCTTCTCGGTGGGCTTCGCGATGCAGAAGCTCGGCTACAAGCTGCTCAACACCGTCACCTGGTACAAGCCCAACGCGAGCCCCAACCTCGCGTGCCGCTACTTCACGCACTCCTCGGAGCTGCTCATCTGGGCCTCGCCCAAGCCGGCCGCCAAGCTCCAGCACACCTTCAACTACAAGAAGATGAAGCAGGACAACGGCGGCAAGCAGATGCGGGACGTGTGGGCCCTGCCGCGCGCCGGTGAGGAGGAGATCGACACCGACGAGGCCGGCCGCGTGTGGACGATGACCGCGCCGCGCCGCGAGGAGAAGGTGCACGGCAGCCACCCCACGCAGAAGCCGGTGTCGCTGCTCGAGCGCGTCATCGAGGCGAGCACCTCCGAGGACGCGGTCATCCTGGACCCCTTCAACGGCAGTGGGACCACCGGCGTGGCGGCCATGAAGCTCGGCCGGCGCTACGTGGGCATCGACCTGGACGAGAACTACCTGTCGCTGACCAAGAAGCGCCTCGCCGACGCCGAGCGCTCGGCGCGCTGA
- a CDS encoding ATP-binding protein — MTASTLLRQHAEQQYAEELAALARIDDKPRPQGWALSPWAVRLYLLGGKLPDGFQVSAKYIGNARLVEIAVATLATDRALLLYGVPGTAKSWLSEHLAAAICGNSTLLVQGTAGTDEAALRYGWNYARLLAEGPSEGAMVPSPVMRAMREGKLARIEELTRMPSEVQDALITLLSEKTLPVPELSTEVQARAGFNVIATANNRDRGVNELSSALLRRFNTVILPTPDSLEQEVQIVEKRVAELGRALALPAEKPALEEIRRVVTLFRELRGGATLDGTMKLKTPSGSLSTAEAISVMNGGMAMAGYYGDGVLRAPDLAAGLTGAIVKDPVQDRVVWLEYLKTVVKEREGWKDLYRACMEVL, encoded by the coding sequence GTGACCGCCTCCACCCTTCTCCGCCAGCACGCCGAACAGCAGTACGCCGAGGAACTGGCCGCGCTCGCCCGGATCGACGACAAGCCCCGGCCCCAGGGGTGGGCGCTGTCCCCCTGGGCCGTGCGCCTCTACCTGCTCGGAGGAAAGCTGCCGGATGGCTTCCAGGTGAGCGCCAAGTACATCGGCAACGCGCGGCTGGTGGAGATCGCCGTGGCGACGCTCGCCACCGACCGCGCCCTGCTGCTCTACGGCGTGCCAGGCACCGCCAAGTCCTGGTTGAGCGAGCACCTGGCCGCCGCCATCTGTGGGAACTCGACGCTGCTCGTGCAGGGCACGGCGGGCACGGACGAAGCGGCCCTGCGCTACGGCTGGAACTACGCGCGGCTGCTCGCGGAAGGCCCCTCCGAGGGCGCCATGGTGCCCAGCCCCGTGATGCGCGCCATGCGCGAGGGCAAGCTCGCGCGCATCGAGGAGCTGACGCGCATGCCCAGCGAGGTGCAGGACGCGCTCATCACCCTCTTGAGCGAGAAGACGCTGCCCGTGCCGGAGCTCTCCACCGAGGTGCAGGCCCGCGCGGGCTTCAACGTCATCGCCACGGCGAACAACCGGGACCGGGGCGTGAACGAGCTGTCGAGCGCCCTCCTGCGCCGCTTCAACACCGTCATCCTGCCCACGCCCGACTCCCTGGAGCAGGAAGTCCAGATCGTCGAGAAGCGCGTGGCCGAGCTGGGCCGCGCCCTCGCCCTGCCCGCGGAAAAGCCCGCCCTGGAGGAGATCCGCCGGGTGGTCACCCTGTTCCGCGAGCTGCGCGGCGGCGCCACGCTGGACGGGACGATGAAGCTCAAGACGCCCTCGGGCTCGCTGTCCACCGCCGAGGCCATCTCGGTGATGAACGGCGGCATGGCCATGGCGGGCTACTACGGAGACGGAGTGCTCCGGGCACCGGACCTGGCCGCGGGCCTCACGGGCGCCATCGTGAAGGATCCCGTGCAGGACCGGGTGGTGTGGCTCGAGTACCTCAAGACGGTGGTCAAGGAGCGCGAGGGGTGGAAGGACCTCTACCGCGCGTGCATGGAGGTCTTGTGA
- a CDS encoding SWIM zinc finger family protein, with amino-acid sequence MASSSLTVEQVLALAPDTSVASAGRKLGNESNWQGLGRAERAAWGECKGSALYQVRIDLGDLTSKCSCPSRKFPCKHAVGLLLLAASERLPEGTPPEWVEEWLARRSATVERKEKRKAAIAEGAPPVDTKAQARRAADRHERVNKGLEALTLWMEDLVRTGFAGLETGPDMWNTQAARLVDAQAPGLASRVRQLAGIQGSGPDWPRRMLERLGRLALIVEAWGRVEQLPPPLAEDLRALVGFSLREEEVEARGERVQDTWVVLGHEQEDEDRVRVQRTHLMGATGGRTALVLQFAAGRAPFTESFLPGSSFDAELVYWPSAAPRRAKVLQRQGEVRAWTGSLPTLSLDGLRQRFAQELSQQPFQENMPVLLGQVTPVLDAREQWWLQDATGTAVRLGEGNRWLLLALSGGHPVELFGEWDGEVLRPLSTRVGQTLYPLAETTP; translated from the coding sequence ATGGCCTCTTCGTCCCTGACAGTGGAACAAGTGCTCGCGCTCGCGCCGGATACCTCGGTCGCGTCCGCGGGCAGGAAGCTCGGCAACGAGAGCAACTGGCAGGGCCTGGGCCGCGCCGAGCGCGCCGCCTGGGGCGAGTGCAAGGGCAGCGCCCTGTACCAGGTGCGCATCGACCTGGGCGACCTGACCTCGAAGTGCTCGTGCCCCAGCCGCAAGTTCCCCTGCAAGCACGCCGTGGGACTGCTGCTGCTCGCCGCCTCGGAACGCCTGCCCGAGGGCACGCCCCCGGAATGGGTCGAGGAGTGGCTGGCGCGCCGCTCCGCCACCGTCGAGCGCAAGGAGAAGCGCAAGGCCGCGATCGCCGAGGGCGCGCCCCCCGTCGACACCAAGGCCCAGGCGCGCCGCGCGGCGGATCGCCACGAGCGCGTGAACAAGGGCCTGGAGGCGCTGACGTTGTGGATGGAGGACCTGGTGCGCACGGGCTTCGCGGGGCTCGAGACGGGCCCGGACATGTGGAACACCCAGGCGGCGCGGCTCGTGGACGCCCAGGCCCCGGGACTCGCGTCGCGGGTGCGGCAGCTCGCGGGGATTCAGGGCAGTGGCCCCGACTGGCCCCGGCGGATGCTGGAGCGGCTGGGCCGACTCGCGCTCATCGTCGAGGCGTGGGGCCGGGTGGAGCAGCTTCCGCCTCCCCTCGCGGAGGATCTGCGCGCCCTGGTGGGCTTTTCCCTGCGCGAGGAAGAGGTCGAGGCCCGGGGAGAGCGCGTCCAGGACACCTGGGTCGTCCTCGGCCACGAGCAGGAGGACGAGGACCGCGTGCGCGTGCAACGCACCCACCTGATGGGCGCCACGGGAGGCCGCACGGCGCTCGTGCTCCAGTTCGCGGCGGGCCGGGCCCCCTTCACCGAGAGCTTCCTGCCTGGGAGCTCGTTCGACGCGGAGCTCGTGTACTGGCCGAGCGCGGCCCCGCGGCGCGCGAAGGTGCTCCAACGCCAGGGCGAGGTCCGCGCCTGGACGGGAAGTCTGCCCACGCTCTCGCTTGACGGCCTCCGCCAGCGCTTCGCCCAGGAACTGTCCCAACAGCCCTTCCAGGAGAACATGCCGGTGCTGCTCGGCCAGGTCACCCCCGTGCTGGACGCGCGCGAGCAGTGGTGGCTCCAGGACGCGACGGGCACCGCGGTGCGCCTGGGCGAGGGAAACCGCTGGTTGCTGCTCGCGCTGTCCGGAGGCCATCCGGTCGAGCTCTTCGGTGAATGGGACGGCGAGGTGCTGCGGCCCTTGAGCACCCGCGTGGGCCAGACGCTCTACCCGCTCGCGGAGACCACCCCATGA
- a CDS encoding chalcone isomerase family protein, with amino-acid sequence MARSAWGSGIGGLFVAVLLFAGTVQARELAGVRMPDALTFQGRHLSLAHMDLEEKFFFKVYVWSLYLEQKPLEKSEAISANCVKRLQFRFLRKVSRDQLVDAFRDGLASNAALRGGPLKDELERLLGSLKDVSEGGELIITYVPGGGLHVSGEASHGLSVPGKPFADALFVSWLNQHPIFES; translated from the coding sequence ATGGCGCGGAGTGCGTGGGGGTCGGGAATCGGGGGGCTGTTCGTGGCGGTCCTGTTGTTCGCGGGGACGGTCCAGGCGCGCGAGTTGGCGGGAGTCCGGATGCCGGACGCGCTCACGTTCCAGGGACGCCATCTGTCGCTGGCCCACATGGACCTGGAGGAGAAGTTCTTCTTCAAGGTCTACGTCTGGTCGCTCTACCTGGAGCAGAAGCCTCTCGAGAAGTCAGAGGCCATCTCCGCCAATTGCGTCAAGCGGTTGCAATTCCGCTTCCTGCGCAAGGTGAGTCGCGACCAGCTCGTGGACGCCTTCCGTGACGGGCTGGCCTCCAACGCCGCGTTGCGCGGCGGGCCCCTGAAGGACGAGCTGGAGCGGTTGCTGGGCTCCCTCAAGGACGTGTCCGAGGGAGGCGAGCTCATCATCACCTACGTGCCGGGAGGCGGCCTTCACGTGTCAGGCGAGGCCTCTCATGGGCTGAGTGTCCCCGGCAAGCCGTTCGCCGACGCGCTCTTCGTGTCCTGGTTGAACCAGCACCCCATCTTCGAGTCATGA
- a CDS encoding HAD family hydrolase: MSPSSRRSSLRLLSPLALAAGLLGGALACGGGTGPQGPTGPSGPSGQDGKSPGPVRLLDDKVGRWLPENRARLNELLTTQGVASATFDPRNRPVAVFDWDNTVVKNDMGDATLFWMLRHDKVRQPADGDWGQTSTHLTAEARTALNTACTGIAEPGAPLPTSTQPACADEIVSIYSRNLTRGGEDAWDKPLTQTINTAYAWAAQLQAGYTPEELRGFAQAAYAENAFNPLGTTQTVGTTSGLAFHVRVYDEMVDLIETMQVNGFDVWILTASPQFVVDAISEELVGVKPQRVVGIRTVADANGRLTARLRGCGTVADGADTLITYDQGKRCWINKAIFHLPPERQLARAGEESQRQVFAAGDSDTDLSFLQDATRLKLAINRNRVQLMCNAYANAQGRWLVQPMFVEPRAQQTSPYPCTSALDAVGQPITDEAGNPFTQDFEDRVFALP; the protein is encoded by the coding sequence ATGAGCCCTTCCTCCCGACGTTCCTCCCTCCGTCTTCTTTCCCCGCTCGCGCTGGCCGCGGGCCTCCTGGGTGGAGCGCTCGCCTGCGGGGGAGGCACGGGCCCCCAGGGTCCCACCGGTCCGAGCGGGCCCTCGGGTCAAGATGGCAAGTCCCCGGGGCCGGTGCGGCTGCTGGATGACAAGGTGGGGCGCTGGCTGCCGGAGAATCGCGCCCGGCTCAACGAGCTGTTGACCACGCAAGGCGTCGCCAGCGCGACCTTCGATCCGAGGAACCGGCCCGTGGCCGTGTTCGACTGGGACAACACCGTGGTGAAGAACGACATGGGTGACGCGACCCTGTTCTGGATGCTCCGGCACGACAAGGTGCGCCAGCCCGCGGACGGGGACTGGGGCCAGACCAGCACCCACCTCACGGCCGAGGCGCGCACGGCCCTGAACACCGCCTGCACCGGCATCGCCGAGCCGGGCGCGCCCCTGCCCACGAGCACCCAGCCGGCCTGCGCGGACGAGATCGTCAGCATCTACAGCCGCAACCTGACGCGCGGAGGCGAGGACGCCTGGGACAAGCCCCTCACCCAGACGATCAACACCGCCTATGCCTGGGCCGCGCAGCTCCAGGCCGGGTACACGCCGGAGGAGCTGCGCGGCTTCGCCCAGGCCGCCTACGCGGAGAATGCCTTCAACCCCCTGGGAACCACCCAGACCGTGGGCACCACCTCGGGGCTCGCCTTCCACGTGCGGGTGTACGACGAGATGGTGGACCTCATCGAGACGATGCAGGTCAACGGCTTCGACGTGTGGATCCTCACCGCCTCGCCCCAGTTCGTGGTGGACGCCATCTCCGAGGAGCTCGTGGGCGTCAAACCCCAGCGCGTGGTGGGCATCCGCACCGTCGCGGACGCGAATGGGCGCCTCACGGCGCGGCTGCGAGGCTGTGGCACCGTGGCCGATGGCGCCGACACGCTCATCACCTATGACCAGGGCAAGCGCTGCTGGATCAACAAGGCCATCTTCCACCTGCCCCCCGAGCGGCAACTGGCGCGCGCCGGGGAGGAGAGCCAGCGGCAGGTGTTCGCCGCGGGAGACTCGGATACGGACCTGTCCTTCCTGCAGGACGCCACGCGGCTCAAGCTGGCCATCAACCGCAACCGCGTGCAGCTCATGTGCAACGCGTACGCGAACGCCCAGGGCCGCTGGCTCGTGCAGCCCATGTTCGTCGAGCCCAGGGCCCAGCAGACCAGCCCCTACCCCTGCACCAGCGCCCTGGACGCGGTGGGCCAGCCCATCACCGACGAGGCCGGCAACCCCTTCACCCAGGACTTCGAGGACCGCGTCTTCGCGCTGCCCTGA